A genome region from Carassius gibelio isolate Cgi1373 ecotype wild population from Czech Republic chromosome A23, carGib1.2-hapl.c, whole genome shotgun sequence includes the following:
- the cnga1b gene encoding cGMP-gated cation channel alpha-1, with product MSARVRPLAPPTFHLEGVDQVAMATEDIIEKKHPDDGNNFNNNNNNEDEEKKKKKKEKKKKEKKEKKEKKEKEKKNETEEKEKEKEKEKEKEKEKEKEKEKEQPKEIQVVDPAGNTYYNWLFVITCPVMYNWVLIIARACYEELQTDYLMLWFILDFLSDLVYVLDMVFRTRTGYLEQGLLVKDEKKLRDRYMQSIQFKLDLASMIPTDILYFYFGLNYPEIRMNKLLRVNRLFEFFQRTETRTNFPNVFRISNLVMYIVIIIHWNACMYYSFSKAMGFGTDPFVYPDTSDPEFGRLVRKYAYSMYWSTLTLTTIGETPPPVKNAEYYFVVMDFLVGVLIFATIVGNVGSMITNANAARADFQARIDAIKQYMSFRKVTKDLEKRVIKWFDYLWTNKKAVDEREVLKYLPDKLRAEIAINVHLDTLKKVRIFADCEAGLLVELVLKLQPQVYSPGDYICKKGDIGREMYIIKEGKLAVVADDGVTQFVVLSDGSYFGEISILNIKGSRAGNRRTANIRSIGYSDLFCLSKDDLMEALTEYPDAKAMLEEKGRQILMKDNLLDLELAKQGPDPKVMEEKVIKIGSVLDDLQTRFARLLAEHEAAQGKLKKRITKLEKKITDSSGVALSEMLDPELVTAKKEEKE from the exons ATGTCTGCTCGAGTGAGGCCTCTGGCCCCGCCCACTTTTCACTTGGAGGGGGTGGACCAGGTTGCCATGGCCACAGAGGACATTAT AGAAAAGAAGCACCCAGATGATGGAAATAacttcaacaacaacaataacaatgaaGA tgaggaaaaaaagaagaaaaagaaagaaaaaaagaagaaaga gaaaaaagagaagaaagaaaaaaaagagaaggaaaagaaaaacgaaacagaagagaaagagaaagagaaagagaaagagaaagagaaagagaaagagaaagagaaagagaaagagaaagaaca ACCAAAGGAGATTCAGGTTGTGGATCCGGCGGGAAACACGTACTACAACTGGCTCTTTGTGATCACGTGTCCTGTGATGTACAACTGGGTTCTCATCATAGCGAG agcttGCTATGAGGAACTGCAGACAGACTATTTGATGTTATGGTTCATCCTGGATTTCTTATCTGATCTGGTGTATGTGCTCGACATGGTGTTCAGGACCAGGACAG GATATCTGGAGCAGGGGCTCCTGGTGAAGGATGAGAAGAAGCTTCGTGATCGCTACATGCAAAGCATCCAGTTCAAGCTGGACCTGGCTTCTATGATTCCAACCGATATTTTATACTTCTACTTCGGGCTGAACTACCCAGAGATTCGCATGAACAAGCTATTGAGGGTCAATCGCTTGTTCGAGTTTTTCCAGCGCACTGAAACACGGACTAACTTTCCGAACGTGTTCCGAATCTCCAACCTCGTCATGTACATTGTGATCATCATCCACTGGAATGCCTGCATGTATTACTCCTTCTCCAAGGCAATGGGCTTCGGGACAGACCCTTTCGTCTACCCGGACACCTCGGACCCAGAGTTTGGCCGGTTGGTGAGAAAGTACGCATACAGCATGTACTGGTCCACGCTCACGCTCACCACCATCGGTGAGACGCCTCCCCCTGTCAAAAACGCAGAGTACTACTTCGTGGTAATGGACTTCCTGGTCGGTGTACTGATTTTTGCCACCATCGTCGGTAATGTCGGCTCCATGATCACCAACGCGAATGCGGCACGAGCAGATTTCCAGGCTCGCATCGACGCTATCAAACAGTATATGAGCTTCCGAAAGGTCACCAAAGACCTGGAGAAAAGGGTCATTAAATGGTTTGATTACTTGTGGACCAACAAGAAAGCGGTCGACGAGAGAGAAGTGCTGAAGTACCTGCCGGACAAGCTGCGTGCGGAGATTGCTATAAACGTCCACCTGGACACTCTGAAAAAGGTGCGCATCTTTGCAGACTGCGAGGCCGGGCTCCTGGTGGAGCTGGTGCTGAAGCTTCAGCCACAGGTCTACAGCCCCGGAGACTACATCTGCAAGAAGGGAGACATCGGTCGCGAGATGTACATCATTAAAGAAGGAAAGCTGGCCGTGGTGGCCGATGATGGAGTCACGCAGTTCGTGGTGCTGAGTGATGGCAGTTATTTCGGAGAGATCAGCATCCTCAACATCAAGGGCAGTAGAGCAGGCAACCGAAGAACCGCCAACATCCGCAGCATCGGCTATTCAGACCTCTTCTGCCTGTCCAAAGATGACCTGATGGAGGCGCTAACTGAATATCCAGATGCCAAGGCCATGCTGGAGGAGAAGGGACGACAAATTCTTATGAAG GACAATCTTCTGGATTTAGAGCTGGCCAAGCAGGGTCCCGATCCCAAAGTCATGGAGGAAAAGGTCATCAAGATCGGTAGCGTGCTGGATGATCTTCAGACCCGCTTCGCCCGTCTGTTAGCAGAACACGAAGCTGCACAAGGCAAACTGAAGAAGCGCATCACTAAATTAGAAAAGAAGATCACAGACTCCAGTGGAGTGGCTCTCTCTGAGATGCTGGACCCGGAACTGGTGACTGCcaagaaagaagagaaagaatAA